The following are from one region of the Trichoplusia ni isolate ovarian cell line Hi5 chromosome 1, tn1, whole genome shotgun sequence genome:
- the LOC113494702 gene encoding uncharacterized protein LOC113494702, whose translation MSIIKDDVQLSFYIMYVGFSIGIMLPLFAPCMLGDQVHNEVRRLRELIASRLYENQLDKASRGMARALLAWTETRDLSFSLLRMLDIDISLPFKFVGLLVTYLIILLQFQKVINP comes from the exons ATGTCTATTATCAAGGACGAT GTCCAGTTGTCATTTTACATAATGTACGTCGGATTTTCGATAGGCATAATGTTGCCTCTGTTCGCACCGTGCATGCTCGGAGACCAGGTCCACAACGAGGTTCGGAGGCTGCGGGAGCTCATAGCTTCCAGACTCTATGAAAACCAACTTG ATAAAGCATCTCGCGGCATGGCGCGCGCTCTGCTCGCGTGGACCGAGACGCGCGACCTCTCATTCTCGTTGCTTCGTATGCTGGACATCGACATCTCCTTACCGTTCAAGTTCGTCGGCCTTCTTGTCACATACCTCATTATATTGCTGCAGTTCCAGAAGGTCATCAACCCTtag